The Arachis hypogaea cultivar Tifrunner chromosome 14, arahy.Tifrunner.gnm2.J5K5, whole genome shotgun sequence genome has a segment encoding these proteins:
- the LOC112741137 gene encoding F-box/kelch-repeat protein At3g23880-like, with protein sequence MAAVNSHNDSKTAANITNMLQSVTLTEDVFPPEIIFDILVRLPVKSLQRFRAACKLWNEMISSDRKFAKEQLRRATATITATAGRDCNRLIKYTHSYPGEPITSFMRDYSLRSLASSPGNLAGTYSEPNGPLVEGDWMHFDGDSCHGLLLLNVETAEDSLVLWNPSTGKFRTLPPIKEHPMQSCSVHTGFGYDSSTDTYKVVDVSHHGGVSIAMAHTVGTDSSWRLVPNFPNGSPRGCTKFVSGSLHWLLIQNKVTEFGEYLDYYVVVSMDMGKETFEEMVVPEKIIGDLELAVLNDWLCIVGRGSMICDVWVMKEYGNAESLTKLFSIPYQETNPPSRPSYSVMDTVSDDEILLYNKTGFVVYNHKNQTFRVPALQEFRGLSDFRVYTESLVSP encoded by the coding sequence ATGGCGGCAGTTAACAGCCACAACGACTCTAAAACCGCCGCTAACATCACCAACATGCTCCAATCCGTCACTCTCACGGAAGACGTTTTTCCGCCGGAGATCATCTTTGATATTCTGGTGAGGCTTCCGGTGAAGTCATTGCAGCGGTTTAGGGCTGCATGCAAGCTCTGGAATGAAATGATCTCATCGGACCGCAAATTCGCGAAGGAGCAGCTCCGGCGAGCCACTGCCACCATCACCGCCACCGCCGGCCGCGACTGCAACCGCCTCATTAAGTACACCCACTCCTACCCAGGTGAACCAATCACTTCGTTTATGAGAGACTACTCTCTGAGATCCTTAGCCAGCAGCCCCGGCAACCTCGCAGGCACTTACTCTGAGCCCAACGGCCCTCTTGTCGAAGGAGACTGGATGCATTTCGACGGCGATTCTTGCCATGGCTTGCTTCTTCTTAACGTTGAGACGGCCGAAGACTCTCTGGTTCTTTGGAACCCTTCCACAGGGAAGTTCAGGACCTTGCCGCCGATTAAGGAACACCCAATGCAATCTTGTTCCGTTCACACTGGGTTCGGGTATGATTCTTCCACCGACACTTACAAGGTGGTGGATGTTTCTCACCACGGAGGAGTGAGCATTGCCATGGCTCATACCGTGGGCACGGATTCATCATGGAGACTGGTTCCGAATTTTCCTAATGGTTCCCCTCGAGGCTGCACGAAATTCGTGAGCGGAAGTCTTCACTGGTTGCTGATTCAGAACAAGGTAACGGAGTTTGGTGAGTATCTGGATTACTATGTTGTTGTTTCTATGGACATGGGAAAGGAGACGTTTGAGGAAATGGTGGTGCCGGAGAAAATTATCGGGGATCTGGAGTTGGCGGTGTTGAATGATTGGTTGTGCATCGTTGGTCGTGGATCCATGATTTGTGATGTTTGGGTTATGAAGGAGTATGGAAATGCAGAATCTTTGACTAAGTTGTTCAGTATTCCCTACCAAGAAACAAATCCTCCTTCTCGTCCCTCGTATAGTGTTATGGACACTGTTTCTGATGATGAGATACTGCTTTACAACAAGACAGGCTTTGTTGTCTACAATCACAAGAACCAAACTTTTAGGGTTCCTGCGCTTCAAGAATTCCGTGGTCTTAGCGATTTCAGGGTCTATACTGAGAGTTTGGTGTCACCCTGA
- the LOC112741133 gene encoding uncharacterized protein — MTQLLTSEKCCNVIRMGPEAFRQLCQKLRGTGRVKDSIRSTVEEQVAKFLYIIGHNVKTRTMSFFFHRSGETISRHFHNVLHAILSLEGEFFKQPSGEDVPYEIHNNSRFYPFFKDCIGAIDGTHSHVKVSRVEAPRFRGRKEHPTQNILAACGFDMKFTYVLAGWEGTASDSRILKDALSREHPLRIPEGKYYLGDAGFMLKPRILTPYRGVRYHLKEYSVREPQNPKELFNHRHSSLRNVIERCFGVLKKRFPIIASDTEPYYSFETMRDIFLACCILHNFLMGVDVDQSIIDAVDRELLQEQSIDRSQSNQPRDEEYRHASLLRDNIVFEMWNVYQSL, encoded by the exons ATGACACAGTTACTGACGTCTGAAAAATGCTGCAATGTCATACGTATGGGCCCTGAAGCATTTAGGCAGTTATGTCAAAAGTTAAGAGGAACTGGTAGAGTAAAGGATTCAATTCGCTCTACCGTTGAAGAGCAAGTCGCTAAATTCCTATATATTATAGGGCATAATGTGAAAACTAGAACCATGTCTTTCTTCTTCCACCGCTCAGGAGAGACAATTAGTCGTCACTTTCACAATGTCCTACATGCTATTCTGTCGTTAGAGGGAGAGTTCTTCAAGCAACCATCTGGTGAAGATGTTCCTTatgaaatacataataatagtcgATTCTATCCGTTTTTTAAG GACTGCATTGGAGCCATAGATGGAACTCATAGTCATGTGAAGGTATCAAGGGTGGAAGCCCCTCGTTTTCGGGGAAGAAAAGAGCATCCAACACAAAATATTTTAGCTGCCTGTGGGTTTGATATGAAATTCACGTATGTCTTGGCTGGTTGGGAAGGAACTGCCTCTGACTCTAGAATTTTGAAAGATGCTTTAAGTAGGGAACATCCACTTCGAATACCCGAAG GAAAATATTATCTAGGCGATGCTGGATTTATGCTAAAGCCTAGGATACTAACACCATATAGAGGTGTTCGGTATCACTTGAAAGAGTATTCAGTACGTGAGCCACAAAATCCCAAAGAATTATTCAACCACCGACATTCTTCATTAAGAAATGTCATCGAAAGATGTTTCGGAGTTCTAAAGAAAAGATTCCCAATTATAGCCAGCGACACAGAACCTTATTATTCATTTGAAACTATGCGAGACATTTTTTTGGCATGTTGCATACTGCATAACTTTTTAATGGGTGTCGATGTTGATCAGTCTATAATTGATGCGGTTGATCGAGAATTGCTACAAGAACAAAGCATAGATAGATCACAATCAAATCAACCACGTGATGAGGAATATAGGCATGCATCGTTGTTAAGAGATAACATTGTATTCGAAATGTGGAATGTGTATCAATCATTATAG